From the Euphorbia lathyris chromosome 6, ddEupLath1.1, whole genome shotgun sequence genome, one window contains:
- the LOC136232696 gene encoding folylpolyglutamate synthase isoform X4, translated as MAEGESGSPKPTLTPFDEAMEALSSLITKRSRADKSNKGDCFDLLFDYLKILDLDHAISEMKIIHVAGTKGKGSTCTFTESILRNCGFRTGLFTSPHLIDVRERFRLDGEDICEEKFLAYFWWCFDRLKEKTSEDIPMPTYFRFLALLAFKIFAAEKVDVAILEVGLGGKFDATNVIQNPIVCGISSLGYDHMEILGNTLGEIAGEKAGILKYDIPAFTVPQPDEAMRVLEEKASKLDVPLQVAQPLDSNLLNGLKLGLEGEHQFINAGLAVALCSKWLERTGHLEASYVEQSSSLPEQFIKGLTTACLQGRAQIVPDRCINPESDGDLVFYLDGAHSPESMEVCAKWFSLAIKDENQQHMLNSQKNLESMSPLVEKHCDRSRKNFTQILLFNCMTVRDPQVLLPRLMKTCARNGVYFKKALFVPNVSVYYKVGSQTLPPTDPQVDLSFQFSLQRLWEKIVRDSRGGEGNNSDAVCEEVKDDLANGVRTCENSAVFPSLPLAIKWLRDSVQQNQSVRVQVLVTGSLHLVGDVLRLVKK; from the exons ATGGCAGAAGGTGAAAGTGGATCTCCGAAGCCTACACTCACTCCATTTGATGAAGCAATGGAGGCTTTATCTTCTTTGATAACCAAACGCAGTCGTGCAGACAAGAGCAATAAAGGGGATTGCTTCGATTTGCTTTTCGATTATTTGAAg ATACTGGATTTGGACCATGCAATATCAGAAATGAAGATCATCCACGTTGCTGGTACCAAAGGCAAG GGATCAACGTGCACTTTCACAGAATCCATTTTACGGAACTGTGGTTTTCGAACTGGACTTTTCACATCTCCTCACCTCATTGATGTTCGGGAAAGGTTTCGCTTGGATGG TGAGGACATTTGTGAGGAGAAATTTTTGGCATATTTCTGGTGGTGCTTTGATAGGCTAAAG GAGAAAACTTCTGAAGATATTCCAATGCCCACTTACTTTCGCTTTCTTGCCTTACTTGCCTTCAAGATATTTGCAGCAGAGAAG GTAGATGTTGCCATCTTGGAGGTTGGTTTAGGTGGAAAATTCGATGCAACAAATGTG ATTCAAAACCCTATTGTATGTGGTATATCTTCTCTTGGGTATGATCACATGGAGATTCTTG GAAATACTCTTGGCGAAATTGCTGGGGAGAAGGCCGGAATTCTTAAG TATGATATCCCAGCCTTCACAGTGCCTCAACCTGATGAAGCAATGCGTGTGCTTGAAGAGAAGGCTTCTAAGTTAGAT GTACCTCTTCAAGTAGCACAACCATTAGATTCCAACTTACTGAATGGTCTGAAACTTGGACTTGAGGGTGAGCATCAGTTTATTAATGCTGGTCTTGCGGTTGCATTATGTTCTAAATGGCTTGAAAGGACGGGTCACCTTGAAGCCTCCTATGTGGAACAATCT AGCTCGCTACCTGAACAGTTCATCAAGGGGCTGACAACAGCTTGCTTACAAGGGCGGGCTCAAATTGTTCCTGATAGATGTATCAACCCTGAAAGTGATGGAGATCTTGTGTTTTATTTGGATGGCGCACATAGTCCTGAAAGCATGGAAGTATGTGCAAAATGGTTTTCTCTTGCCATTAAAGATGAGAACCAGCAACACATGTTGAATTCACAAAAAAATCTAGAGTCCATGTCTCCATTAGTTGAGAAGCACTGTGATAGATCGAGGAAGAATTTCACGCAG ATACTTCTGTTCAATTGTATGACAGTGCGGGATCCTCAAGTACTTCTTCCACGGCTGATGAAAACATGTGCTAGAAATG gtGTCTACTTCAAGAAGGCGCTTTTTGTTCCCAATGTATCTGTGTATTACAAGGTCGGATCACAAACTTTACCCCCTACAGACCCTCAAGTTGACTTGTCATTTCAGTTTAGTTTGCAGAGATTATGGGAAAAGATTGTACGGGACAGTAGAG GAGGGGAGGGAAACAATTCGGATGCTGTTTGTGAAGAAGTTAAAGATGATTTAGCAAATGGTGTCCGAACTTGTGAAAACAGTGCAGTCTTTCCTTCTCTTCCGTTGGCCATTAAATGGCTAAGGGACAGTGTTCAACAGAATCAATCTGTTCGCGTCCAG GTCCTTGTAACTGGCTCCTTACATCTCGTGGGTGATGTTTTGAGATTAGTGAAGAAGTGA
- the LOC136232696 gene encoding folylpolyglutamate synthase isoform X3, producing MAEGESGSPKPTLTPFDEAMEALSSLITKRSRADKSNKGDCFDLLFDYLKILDLDHAISEMKIIHVAGTKGKGSTCTFTESILRNCGFRTGLFTSPHLIDVRERFRLDGEDICEEKFLAYFWWCFDRLKEKTSEDIPMPTYFRFLALLAFKIFAAEKVDVAILEVGLGGKFDATNVIQNPIVCGISSLGYDHMEILGNTLGEIAGEKAGILKYDIPAFTVPQPDEAMRVLEEKASKLDVPLQVAQPLDSNLLNGLKLGLEGEHQFINAGLAVALCSKWLERTGHLEASYVEQSSSLPEQFIKGLTTACLQGRAQIVPDRCINPESDGDLVFYLDGAHSPESMEVCAKWFSLAIKDENQQHMLNSQKNLESMSPLVEKHCDRSRKNFTQQILLFNCMTVRDPQVLLPRLMKTCARNGVYFKKALFVPNVSVYYKVGSQTLPPTDPQVDLSFQFSLQRLWEKIVRDSRGGEGNNSDAVCEEVKDDLANGVRTCENSAVFPSLPLAIKWLRDSVQQNQSVRVQVLVTGSLHLVGDVLRLVKK from the exons ATGGCAGAAGGTGAAAGTGGATCTCCGAAGCCTACACTCACTCCATTTGATGAAGCAATGGAGGCTTTATCTTCTTTGATAACCAAACGCAGTCGTGCAGACAAGAGCAATAAAGGGGATTGCTTCGATTTGCTTTTCGATTATTTGAAg ATACTGGATTTGGACCATGCAATATCAGAAATGAAGATCATCCACGTTGCTGGTACCAAAGGCAAG GGATCAACGTGCACTTTCACAGAATCCATTTTACGGAACTGTGGTTTTCGAACTGGACTTTTCACATCTCCTCACCTCATTGATGTTCGGGAAAGGTTTCGCTTGGATGG TGAGGACATTTGTGAGGAGAAATTTTTGGCATATTTCTGGTGGTGCTTTGATAGGCTAAAG GAGAAAACTTCTGAAGATATTCCAATGCCCACTTACTTTCGCTTTCTTGCCTTACTTGCCTTCAAGATATTTGCAGCAGAGAAG GTAGATGTTGCCATCTTGGAGGTTGGTTTAGGTGGAAAATTCGATGCAACAAATGTG ATTCAAAACCCTATTGTATGTGGTATATCTTCTCTTGGGTATGATCACATGGAGATTCTTG GAAATACTCTTGGCGAAATTGCTGGGGAGAAGGCCGGAATTCTTAAG TATGATATCCCAGCCTTCACAGTGCCTCAACCTGATGAAGCAATGCGTGTGCTTGAAGAGAAGGCTTCTAAGTTAGAT GTACCTCTTCAAGTAGCACAACCATTAGATTCCAACTTACTGAATGGTCTGAAACTTGGACTTGAGGGTGAGCATCAGTTTATTAATGCTGGTCTTGCGGTTGCATTATGTTCTAAATGGCTTGAAAGGACGGGTCACCTTGAAGCCTCCTATGTGGAACAATCT AGCTCGCTACCTGAACAGTTCATCAAGGGGCTGACAACAGCTTGCTTACAAGGGCGGGCTCAAATTGTTCCTGATAGATGTATCAACCCTGAAAGTGATGGAGATCTTGTGTTTTATTTGGATGGCGCACATAGTCCTGAAAGCATGGAAGTATGTGCAAAATGGTTTTCTCTTGCCATTAAAGATGAGAACCAGCAACACATGTTGAATTCACAAAAAAATCTAGAGTCCATGTCTCCATTAGTTGAGAAGCACTGTGATAGATCGAGGAAGAATTTCACGCAG CAGATACTTCTGTTCAATTGTATGACAGTGCGGGATCCTCAAGTACTTCTTCCACGGCTGATGAAAACATGTGCTAGAAATG gtGTCTACTTCAAGAAGGCGCTTTTTGTTCCCAATGTATCTGTGTATTACAAGGTCGGATCACAAACTTTACCCCCTACAGACCCTCAAGTTGACTTGTCATTTCAGTTTAGTTTGCAGAGATTATGGGAAAAGATTGTACGGGACAGTAGAG GAGGGGAGGGAAACAATTCGGATGCTGTTTGTGAAGAAGTTAAAGATGATTTAGCAAATGGTGTCCGAACTTGTGAAAACAGTGCAGTCTTTCCTTCTCTTCCGTTGGCCATTAAATGGCTAAGGGACAGTGTTCAACAGAATCAATCTGTTCGCGTCCAG GTCCTTGTAACTGGCTCCTTACATCTCGTGGGTGATGTTTTGAGATTAGTGAAGAAGTGA
- the LOC136232696 gene encoding folylpolyglutamate synthase isoform X2, producing the protein MAEGESGSPKPTLTPFDEAMEALSSLITKRSRADKSNKGDCFDLLFDYLKILDLDHAISEMKIIHVAGTKGKGSTCTFTESILRNCGFRTGLFTSPHLIDVRERFRLDGEDICEEKFLAYFWWCFDRLKEKTSEDIPMPTYFRFLALLAFKIFAAEKVDVAILEVGLGGKFDATNVIQNPIVCGISSLGYDHMEILGNTLGEIAGEKAGILKVFFVVMSPLAYNLCQLLLKLMQFEYSLLVFCSLFFLQYDIPAFTVPQPDEAMRVLEEKASKLDVPLQVAQPLDSNLLNGLKLGLEGEHQFINAGLAVALCSKWLERTGHLEASYVEQSSSLPEQFIKGLTTACLQGRAQIVPDRCINPESDGDLVFYLDGAHSPESMEVCAKWFSLAIKDENQQHMLNSQKNLESMSPLVEKHCDRSRKNFTQILLFNCMTVRDPQVLLPRLMKTCARNGVYFKKALFVPNVSVYYKVGSQTLPPTDPQVDLSFQFSLQRLWEKIVRDSRGGEGNNSDAVCEEVKDDLANGVRTCENSAVFPSLPLAIKWLRDSVQQNQSVRVQVLVTGSLHLVGDVLRLVKK; encoded by the exons ATGGCAGAAGGTGAAAGTGGATCTCCGAAGCCTACACTCACTCCATTTGATGAAGCAATGGAGGCTTTATCTTCTTTGATAACCAAACGCAGTCGTGCAGACAAGAGCAATAAAGGGGATTGCTTCGATTTGCTTTTCGATTATTTGAAg ATACTGGATTTGGACCATGCAATATCAGAAATGAAGATCATCCACGTTGCTGGTACCAAAGGCAAG GGATCAACGTGCACTTTCACAGAATCCATTTTACGGAACTGTGGTTTTCGAACTGGACTTTTCACATCTCCTCACCTCATTGATGTTCGGGAAAGGTTTCGCTTGGATGG TGAGGACATTTGTGAGGAGAAATTTTTGGCATATTTCTGGTGGTGCTTTGATAGGCTAAAG GAGAAAACTTCTGAAGATATTCCAATGCCCACTTACTTTCGCTTTCTTGCCTTACTTGCCTTCAAGATATTTGCAGCAGAGAAG GTAGATGTTGCCATCTTGGAGGTTGGTTTAGGTGGAAAATTCGATGCAACAAATGTG ATTCAAAACCCTATTGTATGTGGTATATCTTCTCTTGGGTATGATCACATGGAGATTCTTG GAAATACTCTTGGCGAAATTGCTGGGGAGAAGGCCGGAATTCTTAAGGTGTTTTTTGTAGTCATGTCTCCTCTGGCTTACAATTTATGTCAATTGCTTCTTAAATTAATGCAGTTTGAATATTCATTGCTAGTTTTTTGCTCCCTGTTCTTCTTGCAGTATGATATCCCAGCCTTCACAGTGCCTCAACCTGATGAAGCAATGCGTGTGCTTGAAGAGAAGGCTTCTAAGTTAGAT GTACCTCTTCAAGTAGCACAACCATTAGATTCCAACTTACTGAATGGTCTGAAACTTGGACTTGAGGGTGAGCATCAGTTTATTAATGCTGGTCTTGCGGTTGCATTATGTTCTAAATGGCTTGAAAGGACGGGTCACCTTGAAGCCTCCTATGTGGAACAATCT AGCTCGCTACCTGAACAGTTCATCAAGGGGCTGACAACAGCTTGCTTACAAGGGCGGGCTCAAATTGTTCCTGATAGATGTATCAACCCTGAAAGTGATGGAGATCTTGTGTTTTATTTGGATGGCGCACATAGTCCTGAAAGCATGGAAGTATGTGCAAAATGGTTTTCTCTTGCCATTAAAGATGAGAACCAGCAACACATGTTGAATTCACAAAAAAATCTAGAGTCCATGTCTCCATTAGTTGAGAAGCACTGTGATAGATCGAGGAAGAATTTCACGCAG ATACTTCTGTTCAATTGTATGACAGTGCGGGATCCTCAAGTACTTCTTCCACGGCTGATGAAAACATGTGCTAGAAATG gtGTCTACTTCAAGAAGGCGCTTTTTGTTCCCAATGTATCTGTGTATTACAAGGTCGGATCACAAACTTTACCCCCTACAGACCCTCAAGTTGACTTGTCATTTCAGTTTAGTTTGCAGAGATTATGGGAAAAGATTGTACGGGACAGTAGAG GAGGGGAGGGAAACAATTCGGATGCTGTTTGTGAAGAAGTTAAAGATGATTTAGCAAATGGTGTCCGAACTTGTGAAAACAGTGCAGTCTTTCCTTCTCTTCCGTTGGCCATTAAATGGCTAAGGGACAGTGTTCAACAGAATCAATCTGTTCGCGTCCAG GTCCTTGTAACTGGCTCCTTACATCTCGTGGGTGATGTTTTGAGATTAGTGAAGAAGTGA
- the LOC136232696 gene encoding folylpolyglutamate synthase isoform X1 has product MAEGESGSPKPTLTPFDEAMEALSSLITKRSRADKSNKGDCFDLLFDYLKILDLDHAISEMKIIHVAGTKGKGSTCTFTESILRNCGFRTGLFTSPHLIDVRERFRLDGEDICEEKFLAYFWWCFDRLKEKTSEDIPMPTYFRFLALLAFKIFAAEKVDVAILEVGLGGKFDATNVIQNPIVCGISSLGYDHMEILGNTLGEIAGEKAGILKVFFVVMSPLAYNLCQLLLKLMQFEYSLLVFCSLFFLQYDIPAFTVPQPDEAMRVLEEKASKLDVPLQVAQPLDSNLLNGLKLGLEGEHQFINAGLAVALCSKWLERTGHLEASYVEQSSSLPEQFIKGLTTACLQGRAQIVPDRCINPESDGDLVFYLDGAHSPESMEVCAKWFSLAIKDENQQHMLNSQKNLESMSPLVEKHCDRSRKNFTQQILLFNCMTVRDPQVLLPRLMKTCARNGVYFKKALFVPNVSVYYKVGSQTLPPTDPQVDLSFQFSLQRLWEKIVRDSRGGEGNNSDAVCEEVKDDLANGVRTCENSAVFPSLPLAIKWLRDSVQQNQSVRVQVLVTGSLHLVGDVLRLVKK; this is encoded by the exons ATGGCAGAAGGTGAAAGTGGATCTCCGAAGCCTACACTCACTCCATTTGATGAAGCAATGGAGGCTTTATCTTCTTTGATAACCAAACGCAGTCGTGCAGACAAGAGCAATAAAGGGGATTGCTTCGATTTGCTTTTCGATTATTTGAAg ATACTGGATTTGGACCATGCAATATCAGAAATGAAGATCATCCACGTTGCTGGTACCAAAGGCAAG GGATCAACGTGCACTTTCACAGAATCCATTTTACGGAACTGTGGTTTTCGAACTGGACTTTTCACATCTCCTCACCTCATTGATGTTCGGGAAAGGTTTCGCTTGGATGG TGAGGACATTTGTGAGGAGAAATTTTTGGCATATTTCTGGTGGTGCTTTGATAGGCTAAAG GAGAAAACTTCTGAAGATATTCCAATGCCCACTTACTTTCGCTTTCTTGCCTTACTTGCCTTCAAGATATTTGCAGCAGAGAAG GTAGATGTTGCCATCTTGGAGGTTGGTTTAGGTGGAAAATTCGATGCAACAAATGTG ATTCAAAACCCTATTGTATGTGGTATATCTTCTCTTGGGTATGATCACATGGAGATTCTTG GAAATACTCTTGGCGAAATTGCTGGGGAGAAGGCCGGAATTCTTAAGGTGTTTTTTGTAGTCATGTCTCCTCTGGCTTACAATTTATGTCAATTGCTTCTTAAATTAATGCAGTTTGAATATTCATTGCTAGTTTTTTGCTCCCTGTTCTTCTTGCAGTATGATATCCCAGCCTTCACAGTGCCTCAACCTGATGAAGCAATGCGTGTGCTTGAAGAGAAGGCTTCTAAGTTAGAT GTACCTCTTCAAGTAGCACAACCATTAGATTCCAACTTACTGAATGGTCTGAAACTTGGACTTGAGGGTGAGCATCAGTTTATTAATGCTGGTCTTGCGGTTGCATTATGTTCTAAATGGCTTGAAAGGACGGGTCACCTTGAAGCCTCCTATGTGGAACAATCT AGCTCGCTACCTGAACAGTTCATCAAGGGGCTGACAACAGCTTGCTTACAAGGGCGGGCTCAAATTGTTCCTGATAGATGTATCAACCCTGAAAGTGATGGAGATCTTGTGTTTTATTTGGATGGCGCACATAGTCCTGAAAGCATGGAAGTATGTGCAAAATGGTTTTCTCTTGCCATTAAAGATGAGAACCAGCAACACATGTTGAATTCACAAAAAAATCTAGAGTCCATGTCTCCATTAGTTGAGAAGCACTGTGATAGATCGAGGAAGAATTTCACGCAG CAGATACTTCTGTTCAATTGTATGACAGTGCGGGATCCTCAAGTACTTCTTCCACGGCTGATGAAAACATGTGCTAGAAATG gtGTCTACTTCAAGAAGGCGCTTTTTGTTCCCAATGTATCTGTGTATTACAAGGTCGGATCACAAACTTTACCCCCTACAGACCCTCAAGTTGACTTGTCATTTCAGTTTAGTTTGCAGAGATTATGGGAAAAGATTGTACGGGACAGTAGAG GAGGGGAGGGAAACAATTCGGATGCTGTTTGTGAAGAAGTTAAAGATGATTTAGCAAATGGTGTCCGAACTTGTGAAAACAGTGCAGTCTTTCCTTCTCTTCCGTTGGCCATTAAATGGCTAAGGGACAGTGTTCAACAGAATCAATCTGTTCGCGTCCAG GTCCTTGTAACTGGCTCCTTACATCTCGTGGGTGATGTTTTGAGATTAGTGAAGAAGTGA
- the LOC136232696 gene encoding folylpolyglutamate synthase isoform X5, protein MAEGESGSPKPTLTPFDEAMEALSSLITKRSRADKSNKGDCFDLLFDYLKILDLDHAISEMKIIHVAGTKGKGSTCTFTESILRNCGFRTGLFTSPHLIDVRERFRLDGEDICEEKFLAYFWWCFDRLKEKTSEDIPMPTYFRFLALLAFKIFAAEKIQNPIVCGISSLGYDHMEILGNTLGEIAGEKAGILKYDIPAFTVPQPDEAMRVLEEKASKLDVPLQVAQPLDSNLLNGLKLGLEGEHQFINAGLAVALCSKWLERTGHLEASYVEQSSSLPEQFIKGLTTACLQGRAQIVPDRCINPESDGDLVFYLDGAHSPESMEVCAKWFSLAIKDENQQHMLNSQKNLESMSPLVEKHCDRSRKNFTQQILLFNCMTVRDPQVLLPRLMKTCARNGVYFKKALFVPNVSVYYKVGSQTLPPTDPQVDLSFQFSLQRLWEKIVRDSRGGEGNNSDAVCEEVKDDLANGVRTCENSAVFPSLPLAIKWLRDSVQQNQSVRVQVLVTGSLHLVGDVLRLVKK, encoded by the exons ATGGCAGAAGGTGAAAGTGGATCTCCGAAGCCTACACTCACTCCATTTGATGAAGCAATGGAGGCTTTATCTTCTTTGATAACCAAACGCAGTCGTGCAGACAAGAGCAATAAAGGGGATTGCTTCGATTTGCTTTTCGATTATTTGAAg ATACTGGATTTGGACCATGCAATATCAGAAATGAAGATCATCCACGTTGCTGGTACCAAAGGCAAG GGATCAACGTGCACTTTCACAGAATCCATTTTACGGAACTGTGGTTTTCGAACTGGACTTTTCACATCTCCTCACCTCATTGATGTTCGGGAAAGGTTTCGCTTGGATGG TGAGGACATTTGTGAGGAGAAATTTTTGGCATATTTCTGGTGGTGCTTTGATAGGCTAAAG GAGAAAACTTCTGAAGATATTCCAATGCCCACTTACTTTCGCTTTCTTGCCTTACTTGCCTTCAAGATATTTGCAGCAGAGAAG ATTCAAAACCCTATTGTATGTGGTATATCTTCTCTTGGGTATGATCACATGGAGATTCTTG GAAATACTCTTGGCGAAATTGCTGGGGAGAAGGCCGGAATTCTTAAG TATGATATCCCAGCCTTCACAGTGCCTCAACCTGATGAAGCAATGCGTGTGCTTGAAGAGAAGGCTTCTAAGTTAGAT GTACCTCTTCAAGTAGCACAACCATTAGATTCCAACTTACTGAATGGTCTGAAACTTGGACTTGAGGGTGAGCATCAGTTTATTAATGCTGGTCTTGCGGTTGCATTATGTTCTAAATGGCTTGAAAGGACGGGTCACCTTGAAGCCTCCTATGTGGAACAATCT AGCTCGCTACCTGAACAGTTCATCAAGGGGCTGACAACAGCTTGCTTACAAGGGCGGGCTCAAATTGTTCCTGATAGATGTATCAACCCTGAAAGTGATGGAGATCTTGTGTTTTATTTGGATGGCGCACATAGTCCTGAAAGCATGGAAGTATGTGCAAAATGGTTTTCTCTTGCCATTAAAGATGAGAACCAGCAACACATGTTGAATTCACAAAAAAATCTAGAGTCCATGTCTCCATTAGTTGAGAAGCACTGTGATAGATCGAGGAAGAATTTCACGCAG CAGATACTTCTGTTCAATTGTATGACAGTGCGGGATCCTCAAGTACTTCTTCCACGGCTGATGAAAACATGTGCTAGAAATG gtGTCTACTTCAAGAAGGCGCTTTTTGTTCCCAATGTATCTGTGTATTACAAGGTCGGATCACAAACTTTACCCCCTACAGACCCTCAAGTTGACTTGTCATTTCAGTTTAGTTTGCAGAGATTATGGGAAAAGATTGTACGGGACAGTAGAG GAGGGGAGGGAAACAATTCGGATGCTGTTTGTGAAGAAGTTAAAGATGATTTAGCAAATGGTGTCCGAACTTGTGAAAACAGTGCAGTCTTTCCTTCTCTTCCGTTGGCCATTAAATGGCTAAGGGACAGTGTTCAACAGAATCAATCTGTTCGCGTCCAG GTCCTTGTAACTGGCTCCTTACATCTCGTGGGTGATGTTTTGAGATTAGTGAAGAAGTGA